The Nitrospirota bacterium nucleotide sequence ACCGCGCCGCCTCTTCCAGGACGCGCGCCAGGTCCTTAAGCCCGCGTCCGGCCCGCCCGCTGGCCTCGCGCAGCAACTCGAACGGCCGCCGGTCCGGCTGCTCGGCCCTGACGAAGGAGGCGACCAAGTCCTGGGCCTTCTTGGGTCCGACCCCTTCCACCAGAAGCAGCACCCGGTGCCAGCTGACCGCGTCCAGCGGGTTCTCGATGACCCGCAGGTGAGCCAGCAGATCCTTGACGTGCGCGGTCTCGATGAATTTGAAGCCGCCCCGCTTCTCGAACGGCAGGTTCCGCCGGGACAGCTCGACCTCCAGGTCGAACGAATGGAAGCTGGAGCGGAAGAGCACGGCGATCTCGTCCAGCGGCACGCCCTCCTCGCGCAGCTCCAGGATCTTCTGGGCCACGAACCGGGACTGGGCGTTCTCTCCGGCCGCCTGCACCAGAGCCGGCAGTGGTCCGTCGATCTTGCGGGTGAAGAGGTGCTTCGCGTACTTCTCGGCGGCCCCCTGGATGATGTCGTTGGCCAGGTTCAGGATCGGCTGCGTGCTGCGGTAGTTTTCCTCCAGCTTGTAGATCTTCGCGCCCGGAAACCACTGCGGGAAATCCATGATGTTCCGGAACGTGGCGCCGCGGAACGCATAGATGGACTGGCTGTCGTCCCCCACGACCATCACGTTGTCGTGCGCGGCGGCCAACTTGCGGACCAGCTCGGCCTGCAGGCGATTGGTGTCCTGATACTCGTCCACGAGGATGTAGCGGAAGCGGCTCGAGATGGCGTGAGCGGCGGTCTGATCCTGGCTCAGGAGTTCCCGAAGCCGCACGAGCAGGTCGTCGTAATCCAGCAACTGCCGCTGCCGCTTGGCCGCCTCATAGGCCTTCCGCAGCTTCGCCAGGTCCTCCAGGTGCTCGGCGAAGTGGGCGAACTCCCCGAGGACGACGTCCTCCAGGCCCTGCAGGGTGTTCTCGCACTTGCTGAAGATCTCGGCGATCGTGGCCTTCCGCGGAAAGCGCTTGTCCTTCTCGTTCATCCCGAGCTGCGCCCGCAGGAGGTTGATCAGATCCTCGGCGTCGCCGCGGTCGAGGATCGTGAACCCCGGCTCCAGTCCGATCGGCCGGCCGTAGCGCCGCAGCAGCATGTTGGCGACGGAATGGAAGGTGCCGCCGCAGACCCGCTCGCTGCGGGCTCCGATCAGAAGTCCGGCCCGGTGCAGCATTTCCTGCGCCGCCTTGCGCGTGAAGGTGAGCAGAAGCACCGCGGAGGGATCCACGCCCTTGTCGATCAGGTAGGCGACCCGATAGACCAGCGTCCGGGTCTTCCCGCTCCCGGCGCCGGCGATGACGAGCGCCGGCCCATCCCCCGCCGTCACCGCCGCCAACTGCTGCTGGTTCAACTCGGCCGCGTAGTCCAGCGACAGCTTCGCCGGCTGGAGCTCCTCGGCCGGCTTTTTGAGCACGTAGGGCTTGATCTCGCGATCCATCCTTCGCCCACCTATTTTTCTTCTTCGAGCCTCCGGTGCGGCTCCGCCGCGGCCCGGACGTGTCCTACGGCCTCCAGGTAGCGCGTCTTGGGCGTGATTTTCTCCGCCGTCCGATAGGCCTGTTCCGCCTTGCCGACGAGCAGCGCATCCGCCCCGAGCACCTTTCCGGCCTTGGCGGCCGTTCTCCCGTCCACCACGCCGGCCATCCCAAGCACCTGCTCGCTCTCGAGTGCGCGCAGCTTCTCCCGTTCCACGATCGTGAAGTCCGGTCCCTCCGCGAGCTTGCCCGTGACGAGATCCGCGAGCCGTGTCCCGGATTCTCCCGGCCCCTCAAAGGGCAAGACCGCAAGGGCGTGCACGCCCTTGGCTTTCAGATTCACCGGGGCCGGGGCCTGCATGGCGACATTCAGGTGTTGGGTCGCACAGGCGGAGAGGCTGACCGCCGCGACAAGACAGGCCGCATCGCTGAGGCGCCGGCGCATCGTCATCTTTCGTCGTACATCCAACGCGTCACTCGGGCGAGTGAGACAGATAACACACCGGTCCCCCCGTTGCAACGACCCATCCCTCCACCCATCCGAGCCCGGCCTTGAGCGGCGACGCAAGACCGGGCGCCACTCATGTCCCTTGGAGCGCCCGACGGACTTGTATATAATGGGTTCACATCGAGGCGGACGATGAGCGCATCCAAGGGAACCTACAGCAAGCTGCTCCGCGAGCTGGCCACGTTGATGGCGGCGGTCGCGGGCGAATCCGTCACCATGGTCAAGCGAAGTGCGCCCGACCAGGCCATGAAGCTGAAGAAGCGGGCCGAGTGGGACGTCTATCTCGAGTTCCTGAAGGTGCTGTTCAACCTCGCCGACCGACTGTCCGCCCTGTACATCCCGGTCAAGGAGCAGCCGCTTTTCATGGACAGCCTCGAAGACGCCGTCACCGCGCATCTCAAGACCGTGCTGGAGCCGGCGCTCGGCCCGGACACGGATTTCATGGAAGTTGTCCTCACGATCGGTCAATCGGTGGCGGAAAGCCGGGAGCGATA carries:
- a CDS encoding CsgG/HfaB family protein, giving the protein MTMRRRLSDAACLVAAVSLSACATQHLNVAMQAPAPVNLKAKGVHALAVLPFEGPGESGTRLADLVTGKLAEGPDFTIVEREKLRALESEQVLGMAGVVDGRTAAKAGKVLGADALLVGKAEQAYRTAEKITPKTRYLEAVGHVRAAAEPHRRLEEEK
- a CDS encoding ATP-dependent helicase, which encodes MDREIKPYVLKKPAEELQPAKLSLDYAAELNQQQLAAVTAGDGPALVIAGAGSGKTRTLVYRVAYLIDKGVDPSAVLLLTFTRKAAQEMLHRAGLLIGARSERVCGGTFHSVANMLLRRYGRPIGLEPGFTILDRGDAEDLINLLRAQLGMNEKDKRFPRKATIAEIFSKCENTLQGLEDVVLGEFAHFAEHLEDLAKLRKAYEAAKRQRQLLDYDDLLVRLRELLSQDQTAAHAISSRFRYILVDEYQDTNRLQAELVRKLAAAHDNVMVVGDDSQSIYAFRGATFRNIMDFPQWFPGAKIYKLEENYRSTQPILNLANDIIQGAAEKYAKHLFTRKIDGPLPALVQAAGENAQSRFVAQKILELREEGVPLDEIAVLFRSSFHSFDLEVELSRRNLPFEKRGGFKFIETAHVKDLLAHLRVIENPLDAVSWHRVLLLVEGVGPKKAQDLVASFVRAEQPDRRPFELLREASGRAGRGLKDLARVLEEAARSGSLTPAEQVNEVYGYYLPVLKQQYDDYPKRMRDLEHLYTMAERYQRLDEFLSDLALEPPDASVADVEAADRDDERLVLSTIHSAKGLEWQCVFLIWTVDGRFPSAYSFVTEEELEEERRLFYVAVTRAKQRLYLTYPINVFDKSSGMVLSKPSRFLDSVSPSLLEAWALVEEGGTYDQRVEDWD